tgAAGAATCGGGAGGGCATGGGAAGATAGATGCATCAGCTGTCACAATATTAGATGTGACAGAACCCCTTGCAAATATTCCGGATAATGATATCAGATCTGAATTACAGACGGAAAAACATTCCTCTGATATGAACTTTGAAGCGTTCATGCAAGATGCTGTTACTGAAAGTTTACTAGAGTCAAGTGCAGTTTCTGAGCAAACTGAAATCAGCATAATTCCAGAAGATTCTCAAGGAGTACAGAAAGAGGACGGAGATAGTGAAGGACTGGCAGAGAAGGACAAAGGACCAGAATTTCCAGAGCAGAATAATGTGATAGATCAGAACATAAAACAGACTATGGTGGTTGTAAAAGATGACGAACATGAGATGACAGAGACAGTGAGAAGGTCAACACAGGAACTGTGTGATGATGAGGCTGATAAAGCAGAGGGACATGCAGAGATAACATCAGAACAACAGCAAAGATCTTCATTAAATATATCTCAGAAACAAGATGGTCCACCACAAGATGATTCTGAAAACATGCTTGAAAGTGAAGCAGAAGAGATGTTTCTCAGGGCAAACACAGTACATGCAGCTTTTGAAAGGATGATTAAGACAAAGGATGAAAGCAAAGAGACTGAAGAAGACTTCAAAGAAACGGAAGCAGCAGAACATTTAACCAACGTGAACATTCAGGATAATGCTAATCAGTCAGATTTACAAATAGAAAACCCAGAGCAAAATAAAGTATTAACCAAAAGGCAAAATAATATAAGTCCTCATATAAATCTGGAAGAACTTCAAGAAAGCGAACATGCTAAGAACGTTTCAGCTGTGACTGACTCTGGTCTCTCCTTAGAAGATTCAGGAGAGTCACACAAAGAACTTGAAAACATCAATGAGATCCCAGAAGAGTCTCAGAAAGAGGAGAAACAATCAAAAATAAAGCCACTTGTTCACAAGCGAAAAATGAGAGGAAACAAAGGGCAACGAAAAGACAGAGAACAAGATGATGAAAGTGAAACACTTAATGAGGACAAAGAACAGGAGAGAGAAATAAGTAGGGAAAAAGATACCGGTCCTGTTGAAGAGTTGGACTCAACCATCATACAGTCGTCATGTAATGCTGAGAAATCCACTGAAGAGAGAATCTGTGATATCACAGAATCACAAACTACCACAAAATTTCATGCAGAGTCTCAGGAAACTGCTGGAGATGGTGAAAGTTTACCAGCAGGGGGAGACACAGAAGCACATTTGGAAATTCAAACAGACATTCAAATGTTTGACTCAACAATTATTGAAGAAGGAACAGAAGAAAACATCTGTGATGATGATGTTCTCAGGAGTCATGTTGAGTTCGTTGGAGACACATTTACAGTAGAGAGTAATATGACTATTGAGTCAGATCTTCTTCAAAACAACACATCACTTGATACAAACCAGGAAGCATTAAAATCATCTGAAAATGCTCAGAATGTCTCTGCTGTGACTGATACTGGTTTTCCACTGAAAGATGTTGTCCTAGTTGGTTCAGGAGAGAAAACTGAAATGAGCATTATTTCAGACAATTCTCAAGGAGATTCTCCATCAAAATTAAATCCACTTGCTCACAAACGAAAAATGGGCTCAACTCGCAGACCACTCAGAGGGAACAAAGAAAAAATCAAAAATGCAGAAGAAAAAGAGGATGGAGGTAGTGAAGGAGTGGCAGAAGAGGACACAGACCTACATTCAGAAACTCAAGAGCAGAATAATGTGATAGatgacaacataataaaaactataGATGTAAGCGATAATGAAGAACATGAGATGACAGAGACAGTGAGAAAGTCAACACAGGAACTGTGTGATGANTTGAAATAAACGACCAGGACAATGTCGAAAATAATGCCAAAGATGACATTATAATGCAAATACTTAAGGATGAAAGAGAGAATGAAGAAGAGGAGGGAGATACCAAAGATCAGGAACAACAGCCTGCATCTCAAATACAAGGGAGGCCATCACGGGTAGATCCTGACAAAGAAAGCTGTGACTTCATTCGAGATGCATCTGTGGAAAATGCAGAAGAGAGTCTCCTAAATGCAACATCAGAGTCAGCTTTTGATGGCGAAGATAAGACCtatgaaaaatacaaaatgattgAAGAATCGGGAGGGCATGGGAAGATAGATGCATCAGCTGTCACAATATTAGATGTGACAGAACCCCTTGCAAATATTCCGGATAATGATATCAGATCTGAATTACAGACGGAAAAACATTCCTCTGATATGAACTTTGAAGCGTTCATGCAAGATGCTGTTACTGAAAGTTTACTAGAGTCAAGTGCAGTTTCTGAGCAAACTGAAATCAGCATAATTCCAGAAGATTCTCAAGGAGTACAGAAAGAGGACGGAGATAGTGAAGGACTGGCAGAGAAGGACAAAGGACCAGAATTTCCAGAGCAGAATAATGTGATAGATCAGAACATAAAACAGACTATGGTGGTTGTAAAAGATGACGAACATGAGATGACAGAGACAGTGAGAAGGTCAACACAGGAACTGTGTGATGATGAGGCTGATAAAGCAGAGGGACATGCAGAGATAACATCAGAACAACAGCAAAGATCTTCATTAAATATATCTCAGAAACAAGATGGTCCACCACAAGATGATTCTGAAAACATGCTTGAAAGTGAAGCAGAAGAGATGTTTCTCAGGGCAAACACAGTACATGCAGCTTTTGAAAGGATGATTAAGACAAAGGATGAAAGCAAAGAGACTGAAGAAGACTTCAAAGAAACGGAAGCAGCAGAACATTTAACCAACGTGAACATTCAGGATAATGCTAATCAGTCAGATTTACAAATAGAAAACCCAGAGCAAAATAAAGTATTAACCAAAAGGCAAAATAATATAAGTCCTCATATAAATCTGGAAGAACTTCAAGAAAGCGAACATGCTAAGAACGTTTCAGCTGTGACTGACTCTGGTCTCTCCTTAGAAGATTCAGGAGAGTCACACAAAGAACTTGAAAACATCAATGAGATCCCAGAAGAGTCTCAGAAAGAGGAGAAACAATCAAAAATAAAGCCACTTGTTCACAAGCGAAAAATGAGAGGAAACAAAGGGCAACGAAAAGACAGAGAACAAGATGATGAAAGTGAAACACTTAATGAGGACAAAGAACAGGAGAGAGAAATAAGTAGGGAAAAAGATACCGGTCCTGTTGAAGAGTTGGACTCAACCATCATACAGTCGTCATGTAATGCTGAGAAATCCACTGAAGAGAGAATCTGTGATATCACAGAATCACAAACTACCACAAAATTTCATGCAGAGTCTCAGGAAACTGCTGGAGATGGTGAAAGTTTACCAGCAGGGGGAGACACAGAAGCACATTTGGAAATTCAAACAGACATTCAAATGTTTGACTCAACAATTATTGAAGAAGGAACAGAAGAAAACATCTGTGATGATGATGTTCTCAGGAGTCATGTTGAGTTCGTTGGAGACACATTTACAGTAGAGAGTAATATGACTATTGAGTCAGATCTTCTTCAAAACAACACATCACTTGATACAAACCAGGAAGCATTAAAATCATCTGAAAATGCTCAGAATGTCTCTGCTGTGACTGATACTGGTTTTCCACTGAAAGATGTTGTCCTAGTTGGTTCAGGAGAGAAAACTGAAATGAGCATTATTTCAGACAATTCTCAAGGAGATTCTCCATCAAAATTAAATCCACTTGCTCACAAACGAAAAATGGGCTCAACTCGCAGACCACTCAGAGGGAACAAAGAAAAAATCAAAAATGCAGAAGAAAAAGAGGATGGAGGTAGTGAAGGAGTGGCAGAAGAGGACACAGACCTACATTCAGAAACTCAAGAGCAGAATAATGTGATAGatgacaacataataaaaactataGATGTAAGCGATAATGAAGAACATGAGATGACAGAGACAGTGAGAAAGTCAACACAGGAACTGTGTGATGATGCAGTTGATAAAGCGGAGGGGCATGCAGAGATTACATCAGAACAACAGCTAAAATCTTCATCAAATATATGTCAGACACAAGATGGTTCACCACACGATGATTCTGAGAACATGCTGGAAAATGAGATGAGCGTTCGAGAAGAAAAAGATGAAGAAACCAAAAATGCAGTAACTAATATTGAGGCCACAAAGTCAGAAGAAATATTTACTCTTGAAGACATTAACTCAGAAGTTACGGTCACACctcagacacaaaaccaactcTTCATCCAAACTACAGATGAAGACGTTGATGACTATATCCAAACAGTTAAAGATGTGTATGAGGAAAGCGGAGGGGATGAAATGTTCCTTAGTACAAACACTGATGCATCTTTTGACAGCAGAAATGAGACAAAAGATGAAAGCAAAGAGACTGAAGACTTCAAAGAAATAACCAACCTGATCATTCAGGATAATGACAGTCAATTCGATTTACAAAGAGAAAATACAAAGCAAAATAAAGTATTAACAGAAGagcaaaatacaaatacaactcTTCATATAAAGCTAGCAGAACGTCAAGAAACTGAACATGCTGAGAATGTTTTTGCTGTGACTGACTCTGGTCTCTCATTTGGAGATTCAGGAGAGTCACACAAAGAACTTGAAAACATCAATGAGATCCCAGAAGAGTCTCAGAAAGAGGAGAAACAATCAAAAATAAAGCCAGTTGTTCACAAGCGAAAAATGGGCTCAACACGTAGACCTCTGAGAGGAAACAAAGGGCAACGAAAAGACAGAGAATGGCATGCGGAGTCTCATAAAAATGCTGGATATGTTGCAAGTGTACCAGTAGGGGGAGACACAGAAGCACGTTTAGAAATTCAAACAGAGATTAAAACGTTTGACTCAACTGTTGAAGAAGGAAAAAAAGACGACATCTGTGATGATGATGTTCTCATGAGACAAGCTGAGTTTGTTGGAGATAAATTAACAGTAGAGAGTAATATGACTATTGATTCAgagtttcttcaaaataaccCATCACTTGATACAAACCAGGAAGCGTTGAAATCATCTGAAAATGTGGAAAACATTTCAACTGTGATTCATTCTGATCTTGTCTTGCAAGACGTTGCCACTGAAAGTTTACTAGAGTCAAACACAGTTCCTGAGAAAACTGAAATCAGCATCATTCCAGAAGATTCTCATGTAGAAGATTCCCTTTCAAAATTGAATGCAGTTGTTCACAAACGAAAAATGGGTTCAACCCGCAGACCACTCAGAGGAAACAAAGATAAAGAAGATTTAAGAGAGGCAAAGGAGGAAGACATGCAACCACACTCAGAAATACAAGAGCAGAATGATGTAATAGATCACGACACAATGCAAAAAAGAATGGATGTAAGACATAATGAAGAAAAAACCTCAGGGACATTGAGAATATCGGTACAGGAACTCTGTGAGCACCTGTCTGAAAATAAGGAGTGGCATAGTGATATTACATTAGAACAAGAGCAAACATCTTCATCAAATATATCTCAAACACAAACTGGACCATCACAAGATGATGCTTACAAAAATTTACCAGAGATCCAAGAATCCAATAGTCTTGTTTTGTCTGAGGCCTTGTTAATGGAAGAAAACCAAATTCACGTGTCTGAGCCTGTTGTCACGGTTGGAACTCCTCAAATAGAGGATGGAGAAATCCAGTCAGTGTTCAGCAGATCTGTGCAGAAGAGGAAGATGGGGTCAACCCGCAAAACTCAGAGAGGGCAGAggatggagaaagagagagaattgGGAGAAGAACTAGATGgtgaaacaaaaaatgctaCAACCAACGAAGATACCATTAAACCACAGGAGAACTTTATTCTTGAAGAAGTGATGTCATTAACTATTACAGGAACTCATGCGCATCAGCAACCATCTAGTTTACCTTCGAATAAAGAAGGCCATGACATTGAGAATAATGGAAGTAAACTGGACAATCAGACAGAAAACCCAGAACAAGCTGAAATACAAGAGCAAAATGATCCAAATTTTAATACAAACCCTCTTCAAAATCAAGATAAAAGTGAAATCATCATTTCTGAAAAGTCTCACACTGAAAGCATacaatcaaatatgactccAACTGCTCAAAAGCGAAAAATGGGATCAAGCCGTAAGACACTGAGAGGGAACGGGCAGAGAACACGAGAGGTAGAATCAAAAGAAATAGATGGAGATAGTGAAAGAACATCAGAAGAGCACTCAACGGAATTTGCAACCATTGAAAGAGAACCTGAGACGAAATTGGATGAAAATACACAGTTCAAAGAGACTAGAAGCAATGAAAGTCTCACACATCCAGTAGCtacttcaaaaatattttttgaaacaGAGGATGGGGTGAAAAATGTTTCAACGACTATTGTCGTTCTGTCTGCGGTGAGTGAGGAGATCCAATTCAATGAAGCGCCTTCAGAAGCATTTAGTACAGATCTACAATCAGAAATGTTAGTCAGTGCAGATGAAATGAAAGTAGGTGAAAAATATGATGGACCATCAGAACTTGAAAATCTAAACAAATCCAAAAGTCTAGAAGAAGTTGAAAGTGAACATCAGTTGCAGTTAACAGTGTTGGATCAATCACATCAGGTGATGCATTCAGAAAAACATCCAGGATCAGAAAGCGTTACCCCTGAAAGGAGAAGAAAGATGGGCTCGACTCGCAAAAACTTAAGAGGGAAACgagaagagaagaagagagaagaaTCTGAAAGCAATCAGTTTGCGCCAGAAGAAGACCAGGACGGTGAAACTAGCATACTACGAGAGGCAGAACGTGATCAAATAATTCACGATAGTCTTGAGCAGTCAGACAGCTCTCTTCTCAGCGAGATAGAGAGAGCGTTGAGAAAGACTTCTCCAAGTTCACAAAACACTGACTATCAATTAATCGTCAATGAACCAAAGTTAGCAAAAGCTCCTATTGAAACATCTCATTTCAATACCCCAGAAAACTCACAACCAGAACAAGGCTCGGACAAAGAGAAATATGTGTCTCTCCAAGTGACGGAATCACAAAATCCATCTGAAATCAGCTCACCGGGACGGCGAAGAAAAATGGGTTCGACTCGCAAGAATCCCAGACAGCAACTTCAAGCAAAAAGAGAAGATGAAAATAAGGAGGATgagacagaagagagaaacAAACAAGAACCAAAAAGTCTCAAGAAGGACCTTGAAGCAGCTGAGGAATCTAAAATGCATGATTCCAGAGATAATGAAGAAAATAAAGAGTATCTTGATGTACCTGTCACACTTACAAATAGCTGTCAGACAGAGAAAACCACTAACTCTGCTGGCCAAGAAGGGACTTCACCATCAACTAAAAGAAAATTCGGGTCCAGGCGAACAAATGTAGGCAAGAGAGACCTTGGTGGGCTGACCCCACCTGAAAGTAATGATGATCTCACggtatgtatatactgtaattctTATGCCTTTTATTTGAGACATCCTGCTTATATTTTCAAGTCTGCTCCAGAAATTAAGAACCTTTACAATATGCTCCAACCAAACAGGAAGACACCGGCGCTCGGCTGGTTTCTTTGGACCAGATGATAAAAGCATCACAGCATGATGGAAGCCCTGGAAAAAAACAGACAGCAGATTTAAAAAACGGTAAGCATCATGAATTTGATTGATTAAAGTCACATTTCTAATGTGAACAATCTCTGTTGAACAGTTTCAGATATGGAAGTCGTTCAGTTTAATGTGGTGATGGTGGGAAACAGCTCTGTGGGAAAAACGTCTTTCGTAAGAAGCTTTCATGGAGGAGAGTTCAGTCCGGATTACTCCTCTACGATTGGTGAGTCATGTGACCAAACATGGACATTCTCGTCTTCTGAAATGTGTAGTTTAATTTCATGTGCTTTACACCCAGGTGTTGACACCTGTGTACAGAACATTGTGTTTCATGACAGAGTTGTTAAACTGCAGATATGGGACACAGCGGGTCAAGAGAGGTATGACATAGCAAAAAGAGCAGATAAAATACAAAAGAGGTTTGTTGATGTGTGTAtttcaaccaaaaaaaaaaaatgttttcaaaggtTTCACAGCATCACCACACAAGTGTTTCACAGGGCCGATGGCCTTTTTCTCATGTATGAAATCACATCATCGAAGAGTTTTATTTCTGTGCGAGACTGGATTTCTCAAGTTCAGGTAgctaatattttacatttttttgttttcttatagGAACAACTCTCTATTATAAAGTATTGCATGATTGTGTTTTTATAagatatttgtgtgtttttttgtaaaaatctaATATTTATCTATAAACTAATTTAAGGTCAAATTAATgtgaataaatatatacagctgtggaaaacattaagagaccatttcaaagttattttcagtttttctgaatttactatttatagaaatgtgtttaggtaaaattatcatttttatttcattctgtgaactactaacaatatagggatgctccgataccattttttaaaggccAAGTACGAGTTCCGATATTTTTCTGGTATTCGCCGATACCGTTTTTTTTGGTGAGGTGGCAATTTTCCAAGCACAAAACACTGAAACTAATAACTTTTATGAAcacattattaaaaacacattatgaaaaaagcacaaattccagtcagttctgtcaggtatgtcacgtgaggtatcggtctttggtatcggtgtatcTTTATgagtacgagtacgagtacattaGCTTAGtatctgtcatgatcctgcctcaccttgtcatgcttttctagtcttgtggcacgatcatgacagtcccatgtgttttgtgtggaagcacatggccattGTTTGTTAGGATGGCCATGTGCTCCCCTGTCGCGTCTTGACCCTGCCCCCTTGTTTCCTCGTCTAGCTTCCAGCCTGTTATTATCCCCTCCACCTGCCTGGTGTAATTGTCTcttgttagttcccctatttaatgcccttgtgttttctgtcctgtgctggtacGTTTGCCACGTTTATACTTACCTCGTGTCCTAGTTCCCGAAACCTAGTCCAGTCAAGCTCTTGTAaagtgtttagttttgtttatcctggtttctctgtttttaataccgatactggtattagtgcatccctaatttctaccaaatttgaaaagaaaaatattgtttctatttgcagaaaatgaaaactggagaaacaggtcaaaataacagagaaGATTCTCTGTATTTTTCCAGCCCTCAAATactttaaagaaaacaagttcatatttacttttaacaGAAATATATGTGCATGCATTGAGGAAAAGTACCATATAATTTTTAATGTGATAGCCACGATTTTTATcaaagtttttcttgttatgctacattgctgttggacaatgttatgtcactcctgaggtttgattttgttgaaattcaacagacactggactgcaTTGACCACAAtactagaaatgctgattaaatgaaaatttggaatggtctcctaTTTTTTTCCAGGGATGTGTTTTCTTCcctgaaatgtgtttttctaacGATTTATGACAATGTCACACAGGAAAAGGCtcctgatgatgtcatcatgatGTTGCTCGGCAACAAGAACGATTGTGCTGGGCGTGAAGTCCAGGTTCAGGAAGGGAAGGATCTCGCCAGAGTAAGAAAACATCATCACCCCCAGGCAAATGTAGCCCTGGATGTTTTGTTATAAGGTTTTGTGTTagttttgtgttccactaaccttaaaaatgtgttatataATTTGTGTTTATCCCTTCATTAGGAgtttaaaattaatttcatgGAGTGCAGTGCTGCAACTGGAGATAATGTGTCAGAATGCATGAAGAGTTTAGCTGAGTAAGACTCAAAGCAAACAACACCTGAGCAATTGCTCAccaagtttgtgtgtgttgtgtgttttatttaatgaCCTGTTTCTCGTAATCATTAGGATGTTAGTGCAACGGAAGAGACAAACGATGGAGGAACCCACAGCATTGAAGAGAGAGCAACCACAGAAGAAATCTGGTTGCTGTTGAGATAAATTCATATACAAACACTTCAAAAAATACAAGTGCAAACATAAACtgctaatattttgttgcttaAAGGCCATGAggtttgtattaaataaatatgtacaaaGCACAATATTGTTTTTACACCTTAAAATATGACAGTTGATAATATAACAAGAAGTTTATGTTTAACGCTTTTTAAATGCCTAGCTGTAGATGCTGAGTGAAGTTGAATCCAAACAAGAGAATGCAAATAAAAGCTAAAACCCTTTTGTTTAagtttataaatgaaaaataaaagcaacTCAAATTCATGGATTAACAGTATAGAGTAAATCATTGAGGTATAACAAGTCAACCTTCCAAACAAAGacaatacattaaaaatctTATTAACCCAACTTAACTTATGTTAGAAAAGAGAATGTCATACCACACAGCAAGTGCTTTTGTAGAGGACATGTTGTCTCTTTGTGGTAGCATGTGataaatattaatgtatgcatctgcacacatgcacacaagaCACACATGATTTATTGCTTTGgattattaataaacataaaGATGATAATAAGTAGACTGAGGAAAAGGGCAAATACAATGAAGAAAATCTGAGCAGGCCATTGACTGTTTGGCACCCCTGTTATTGCTCTGGAAGGTTCCGAGGGAATCAGATTGGTCAGGTTTAACATGTAGCCCAACGTCCAACCAACATCGGTGTCTACCACCTGTTAACATCATAAGACCACGTGAGTACATAATCCACGTTGGTAATACATGAAAAATGGTACATTGTGCAAGTCACTTTTTGTTAGTGTATAAAATGTCTTCAAATTGTTGGTTTACCTTCAGCACTATCACATGTATTATGGTAAGAAGTTAtattaaactgaaaaaaaatcctaaaaacggacattttctggcagctgcgCGCGGCAGaaatattaagtaaaataaaataaaaatttattgtaaatttgctgtgTTTGCctgtaatttgacggtttttgaccgtatttcaaaaacagactgtaaaaaaatcctgttaaaaaaatgcatttttctggcagctggggtgccagaaa
The Triplophysa rosa linkage group LG7, Trosa_1v2, whole genome shotgun sequence genome window above contains:
- the rab44 gene encoding uncharacterized protein rab44; the protein is MQILKDERENEEEEGDTKDQEQQPASQIQGRPSRVDPDKESCDFIRDASVENAEESLLNATSESAFDGEDKTYEKYKMIEESGGHGKIDASAVTILDVTEPLANIPDNDIRSELQTEKHSSDMNFEAFMQDAVTESLLESSAVSEQTEISIIPEDSQGVQKEDGDSEGLAEKDKGPEFPEQNNVIDQNIKQTMVVVKDDEHEMTETVRRSTQELCDDEADKAEGHAEITSEQQQRSSLNISQKQDGPPQDDSENMLESEAEEMFLRANTVHAAFERMIKTKDESKETEEDFKETEAAEHLTNVNIQDNANQSDLQIENPEQNKVLTKRQNNISPHINLEELQESEHAKNVSAVTDSGLSLEDSGESHKELENINEIPEESQKEEKQSKIKPLVHKRKMRGNKGQRKDREQDDESETLNEDKEQEREISREKDTGPVEELDSTIIQSSCNAEKSTEERICDITESQTTTKFHAESQETAGDGESLPAGGDTEAHLEIQTDIQMFDSTIIEEGTEENICDDDVLRSHVEFVGDTFTVESNMTIESDLLQNNTSLDTNQEALKSSENAQNVSAVTDTGFPLKDVVLVGSGEKTEMSIISDNSQGDSPSKLNPLAHKRKMGSTRRPLRGNKEKIKNAEEKEDGGSEGVAEEDTDLHSETQEQNNVIDDNIIKTIDVSDNEEHEMTETVRKSTQELCDDAVDKAEGHAEITSEQQLKSSSNICQTQDGSPHDDSENMLENEMSVREEKDEETKNAVTNIEATKSEEIFTLEDINSEVTVTPQTQNQLFIQTTDEDVDDYIQTVKDVYEESGGDEMFLSTNTDASFDSRNETKDESKETEDFKEITNLIIQDNDSQFDLQRENTKQNKVLTEEQNTNTTLHIKLAERQETEHAENVFAVTDSGLSFGDSGESHKELENINEIPEESQKEEKQSKIKPVVHKRKMGSTRRPLRGNKGQRKDREWHAESHKNAGYVASVPVGGDTEARLEIQTEIKTFDSTVEEGKKDDICDDDVLMRQAEFVGDKLTVESNMTIDSEFLQNNPSLDTNQEALKSSENVENISTVIHSDLVLQDVATESLLESNTVPEKTEISIIPEDSHVEDSLSKLNAVVHKRKMGSTRRPLRGNKDKEDLREAKEEDMQPHSEIQEQNDVIDHDTMQKRMDVRHNEEKTSGTLRISVQELCEHLSENKEWHSDITLEQEQTSSSNISQTQTGPSQDDAYKNLPEIQESNSLVLSEALLMEENQIHVSEPVVTVGTPQIEDGEIQSVFSRSVQKRKMGSTRKTQRGQRMEKERELGEELDGETKNATTNEDTIKPQENFILEEVMSLTITGTHAHQQPSSLPSNKEGHDIENNGSKLDNQTENPEQAEIQEQNDPNFNTNPLQNQDKSEIIISEKSHTESIQSNMTPTAQKRKMGSSRKTLRGNGQRTREVESKEIDGDSERTSEEHSTEFATIEREPETKLDENTQFKETRSNESLTHPVATSKIFFETEDGVKNVSTTIVVLSAVSEEIQFNEAPSEAFSTDLQSEMLVSADEMKVGEKYDGPSELENLNKSKSLEEVESEHQLQLTVLDQSHQVMHSEKHPGSESVTPERRRKMGSTRKNLRGKREEKKREESESNQFAPEEDQDGETSILREAERDQIIHDSLEQSDSSLLSEIERALRKTSPSSQNTDYQLIVNEPKLAKAPIETSHFNTPENSQPEQGSDKEKYVSLQVTESQNPSEISSPGRRRKMGSTRKNPRQQLQAKREDENKEDETEERNKQEPKSLKKDLEAAEESKMHDSRDNEENKEYLDVPVTLTNSCQTEKTTNSAGQEGTSPSTKRKFGSRRTNVGKRDLGGLTPPESNDDLTEDTGARLVSLDQMIKASQHDGSPGKKQTADLKNVSDMEVVQFNVVMVGNSSVGKTSFVRSFHGGEFSPDYSSTIGVDTCVQNIVFHDRVVKLQIWDTAGQERFHSITTQVFHRADGLFLMYEITSSKSFISVRDWISQVQEKAPDDVIMMLLGNKNDCAGREVQVQEGKDLAREFKINFMECSAATGDNVSECMKSLAEMLVQRKRQTMEEPTALKREQPQKKSGCC